One Salvelinus namaycush isolate Seneca chromosome 4, SaNama_1.0, whole genome shotgun sequence genomic window carries:
- the LOC120046564 gene encoding serine/threonine-protein phosphatase 2A 55 kDa regulatory subunit B delta isoform-like isoform X1, whose amino-acid sequence MAGVAGGNDFQWCFSQVKGAIDEDVAEADIISTVEFNHSGEFLATGDKGGRVVIFQHEQECKNRPHLRGEYNVYSTFQSHEPEFDYLKSLEIEEKINKIRWLPQQNSAHFLLSTNDKTIKLWKISERDKRAEGYNLKDEDGRLRDPFRITSLRVPVLMPMDLMVEASPRRVFANAHTYHINSISVNSDHQTYLSADDLRINLWHLEITDRSFNIVDIKPANMEELTEVITAAECQPNQCNVFVYSSSKGTIRLCDMRAAALCDRHTKFFEEPEDPSSRSFFSEIISSISDVKFSHSGRYMMTRDYLSVKVWDLNMESRPVETYQVHEYLRSKLCSLYENDCIFDKFECCWNGSDSAIMTGSYNNFFRMFDRNTRKDITLEASRESSKPRGTLKPRKVSTGGKRKKDEISVDSLDFNKKILHTAWHPKENVIAVAATNNLYIFQDKIN is encoded by the exons ATGGCAG GAGTTGCCGGTGGAAATGATTTTCAGTGGTGTTTCTCACAAGTGAAGGGGGCAATAGATGAAGATGTTGCGGAAG CTGATATCATCTCAACGGTTGAATTCAACCATTCTGGAGAGTTTCTAGCAACTGGAGACAAGGGAGGCAGAGTTGTCATATTTCAACATGAACAGGAG TGTAAAAATAGACCACACCTGCGAGGGGAATACAACGTCTATAGCACATTTCAGAGTCACGAACCTGAATTTGACTACTTGAAAAGTTTAGAAATCGAGGAAAAAATTAACAAAATAAGATGGTTACCCCAACAAAACTCTGCTCACTTTCTGCTCTCAACAAATG ATAAAACGATCAAATTGTGGAAAATCAGTGAACGAGACAAGCGGGCTGAGGGTTACAACTTGAAAGACGAAGACGGACGTCTCAGGGATCCCTTTAGAATTACCTCCCTGCGG GTACCAGTGCTGATGCCCATGGATCTCATGGTAGAAGCAAGTCCTCGGAGGGTGTTTGCCAACGCTCATACATATCATATTAATTCCATTTCTGTAAATAGCGATCATCAAACGTACCTCTCCGCTGATGACCTAAGAATTAACCTATGGCACTTGGAAATCACTGACAGAAGCTTTA ACATTGTAGACATCAAGCCTGCCAACATGGAGGAACTGACAGAGGTGATCACAGCTGCTGAGTGCCAGCCAAACCAATGCAATGTATTTGTGTACAGCAGTAGCAAAGGCACCATACGCCTCTGTGACATGCGAGCAGCAGCACTCTGCGATAGGCACACTAAGT TCTTTGAGGAGCCTGAGGATCCAAGCAGCAGGTCGTTCTTCTCTGAGATCATCTCGTCCATTTCTGACGTGAAGTTCAGTCACAGCGGGCGCTACATGATGACACGGGACTACCTCTCCGTCAAGGTGTGGGACCTCAACATGGAGAGCAGGCCAGTCGAGACATATCAG GTTCACGAATACCTTCGCAGCAAGCTCTGTTCGTTGTATGAAAATGACTGCATCTTCGACAAGTTTGAGTGCTGCTGGAACGGTAGCGACAG TGCAATCATGACTGGCTCCTACAACAACTTCTTCCGGATGTTTGACCGCAACACCAGGAAGGACATTACACTGGAGGCCTCCAGGGAGAGCAGCAAACCGCGTGGCACACTCAAACCCCGCAAAGTCTCCACTGGAGGCAAGAGGAAGAAAGACGAAATTAGTGTGGACAGCCTGGATTTCAACAAGAAGATCCTGCACACCGCCTGGCACCCCAAAGAAAATGTAATCGCTGTGGCGGCCACCAACAACCTGTACATTTTCCAGGATAAGATCAACTAA
- the LOC120046564 gene encoding serine/threonine-protein phosphatase 2A 55 kDa regulatory subunit B delta isoform-like isoform X2, translating into MAGVAGGNDFQWCFSQVKGAIDEDVAEDKTIKLWKISERDKRAEGYNLKDEDGRLRDPFRITSLRVPVLMPMDLMVEASPRRVFANAHTYHINSISVNSDHQTYLSADDLRINLWHLEITDRSFNIVDIKPANMEELTEVITAAECQPNQCNVFVYSSSKGTIRLCDMRAAALCDRHTKFFEEPEDPSSRSFFSEIISSISDVKFSHSGRYMMTRDYLSVKVWDLNMESRPVETYQVHEYLRSKLCSLYENDCIFDKFECCWNGSDSAIMTGSYNNFFRMFDRNTRKDITLEASRESSKPRGTLKPRKVSTGGKRKKDEISVDSLDFNKKILHTAWHPKENVIAVAATNNLYIFQDKIN; encoded by the exons ATGGCAG GAGTTGCCGGTGGAAATGATTTTCAGTGGTGTTTCTCACAAGTGAAGGGGGCAATAGATGAAGATGTTGCGGAAG ATAAAACGATCAAATTGTGGAAAATCAGTGAACGAGACAAGCGGGCTGAGGGTTACAACTTGAAAGACGAAGACGGACGTCTCAGGGATCCCTTTAGAATTACCTCCCTGCGG GTACCAGTGCTGATGCCCATGGATCTCATGGTAGAAGCAAGTCCTCGGAGGGTGTTTGCCAACGCTCATACATATCATATTAATTCCATTTCTGTAAATAGCGATCATCAAACGTACCTCTCCGCTGATGACCTAAGAATTAACCTATGGCACTTGGAAATCACTGACAGAAGCTTTA ACATTGTAGACATCAAGCCTGCCAACATGGAGGAACTGACAGAGGTGATCACAGCTGCTGAGTGCCAGCCAAACCAATGCAATGTATTTGTGTACAGCAGTAGCAAAGGCACCATACGCCTCTGTGACATGCGAGCAGCAGCACTCTGCGATAGGCACACTAAGT TCTTTGAGGAGCCTGAGGATCCAAGCAGCAGGTCGTTCTTCTCTGAGATCATCTCGTCCATTTCTGACGTGAAGTTCAGTCACAGCGGGCGCTACATGATGACACGGGACTACCTCTCCGTCAAGGTGTGGGACCTCAACATGGAGAGCAGGCCAGTCGAGACATATCAG GTTCACGAATACCTTCGCAGCAAGCTCTGTTCGTTGTATGAAAATGACTGCATCTTCGACAAGTTTGAGTGCTGCTGGAACGGTAGCGACAG TGCAATCATGACTGGCTCCTACAACAACTTCTTCCGGATGTTTGACCGCAACACCAGGAAGGACATTACACTGGAGGCCTCCAGGGAGAGCAGCAAACCGCGTGGCACACTCAAACCCCGCAAAGTCTCCACTGGAGGCAAGAGGAAGAAAGACGAAATTAGTGTGGACAGCCTGGATTTCAACAAGAAGATCCTGCACACCGCCTGGCACCCCAAAGAAAATGTAATCGCTGTGGCGGCCACCAACAACCTGTACATTTTCCAGGATAAGATCAACTAA